In the Marinobacter sp. Arc7-DN-1 genome, TCTGCCGGCACCGTCGATCGCACATCAGGGTTGCAAGGATCAGAATCGGGGAAACAGAACAACATGTCGGGCAACAAGCTAGAGAATCTGAATGTGGCGAGCCAGGAAACACTGATCACTCCTGAAGCGCTGAAAAAGGAGATGCCACTCTCCGAGAAGGCCGCTGAGACCGTATCCAAGGGTCGCCAGGCTATCTACGACATTATGGACGGCAAAGACCACCGGCTGTTCGTGGTCGTTGGCCCCTGCTCCATTCACGACGTTGAAGCCGCCCGGGATTATGCCACGCGACTGAAGAAACTGGCCGACGAAGTCAGTGACACCCTGCTGATCGTAATGCGCGTCTATTTTGAAAAGCCCCGTACTACCGTTGGCTGGAAAGGCCTGATCAACGATCCGCACCTGAACGACACTTTTGATATTGAGCAGGGGCTGCATATCGGCCGCCGTTTGCTGCTGGACATCAATGAGCTTGGACTGCCGGCGGCCACCGAGGCACTCGATCCGATCTCCCCCCAGTATCTCCAGGACACCATCGCCTGGTCCGCCATCGGCGCACGTACTACGGAATCCCAGACGCACCGGGAAATGAGCAGTGGCCTGTCCATGGCGATCGGCTTCAAGAACGGCACCGATGGCAGCCTCGATGTGGCGGTCAACGCCATGAAGTCTGTCTCACACCCCCACAGTTTCCTGGGCATTGACCAGCAAGGCCAGGTGGCCATCATCCGAACCAGGGGTAATAACTATGGCCACGTTGTTCTGCGTGGCGGTGGCGGCAAGCCCAACTACGATTCCGTCAGTGTGGCCCTGTGCGAGCAGGCACTGGACAAGGCCGGCCTGCGCAAGTCCGTGATGATCGATTGCAGTCACGCCAATTCCAGCAAGGACCCGGCTATCCAGCCGCTGGTTATGCAGGATGTGACCCACCAGATTCTTGAGGGTAACTCCTCAATCCAGAGCCTGATGGTTGAGAGCAACATCAACTGGGGCAACCAGCCTCTTCCCGGCAATCTGGCCGACCTGAAATACGGCGTCTCCGTGACCGACGCCTGTATTGACTGGCCAACCACGGAGAAAGCTGTCCGGGATATGCGCGAGAAGCTGAAGGATGTGCTGCCGAAACGCAAGATCGGCTAGGCGCCATCAGTATCAGAACGGGGAGCCTCAGCTCCCCGTCACACCACCTACCCAGTCCAGCCGGTCCCTTAACGTCACAACCTGGCCGATAATCACCAGGGTCGGCGCCTGAACCGCGTCCGCCTCCACCCTGTCTACAATGTTGCAGAGATTGCCCGTCACCACACGCTGCTCTTTCGTGGTTCCCCTTGATACCAGCGCCACAGGCATGTCTTCAGACATACCATGGTCGATCAGCTGCCGGCAGATGATGGGCAGACCCACCAGACCCATGTAGAACACCAGAGTCTGGTTGTTCTGGACAAAGTCCTTCCAGGGCAGGTCGCAGGTATCGTTCTTGAGGTGGCCGGTAACGAACCGGACCGACTGGGCATGATCCCGATGGGTCAGTGGTATGCCGGCATAGGCGGCGCAGCCGGAGGCCGCGGTAATACCCGGCACTACCTGGAAGCGCACCCCCGCCTCCGCCAGGGTTTCGATCTCTTCCCCACCCCGGCCGAAAATGAACGGATCACCGCCCTTCAGGCGAACCACTTTGCGGCCCTGCCTGGCCAGATCCA is a window encoding:
- a CDS encoding 3-deoxy-7-phosphoheptulonate synthase, with translation MSGNKLENLNVASQETLITPEALKKEMPLSEKAAETVSKGRQAIYDIMDGKDHRLFVVVGPCSIHDVEAARDYATRLKKLADEVSDTLLIVMRVYFEKPRTTVGWKGLINDPHLNDTFDIEQGLHIGRRLLLDINELGLPAATEALDPISPQYLQDTIAWSAIGARTTESQTHREMSSGLSMAIGFKNGTDGSLDVAVNAMKSVSHPHSFLGIDQQGQVAIIRTRGNNYGHVVLRGGGGKPNYDSVSVALCEQALDKAGLRKSVMIDCSHANSSKDPAIQPLVMQDVTHQILEGNSSIQSLMVESNINWGNQPLPGNLADLKYGVSVTDACIDWPTTEKAVRDMREKLKDVLPKRKIG
- the cobA gene encoding uroporphyrinogen-III C-methyltransferase, with translation MSDQPESAPGTGVGARPAPVRYRVNPVTSNPNTSAGEVALVGAGPGDPELLTLKAWRLITSAEVVLYDRLVSPEILALIPESAEMIHVGKQRANHTLPQDQINQRLVDLARQGRKVVRLKGGDPFIFGRGGEEIETLAEAGVRFQVVPGITAASGCAAYAGIPLTHRDHAQSVRFVTGHLKNDTCDLPWKDFVQNNQTLVFYMGLVGLPIICRQLIDHGMSEDMPVALVSRGTTKEQRVVTGNLCNIVDRVEADAVQAPTLVIIGQVVTLRDRLDWVGGVTGS